In the Balearica regulorum gibbericeps isolate bBalReg1 chromosome 3, bBalReg1.pri, whole genome shotgun sequence genome, AACATCAGCCAGTTAACTTTTTATTATATGGTATGAGTTCCTGTACTGAGCAAACACTTTGTGATGCATTATATTTCTATTGACTATCACGTTTGGAGACATTCATGTGTAGTAGGACTGGAACTAgtttctctccccctctctgaATGGTTGGTGCAATTAAAGATTTGCCCTTGAGGCCACTCCACAGTCACCTCCTCACCTTCCTGCCCCTGCTTGCCAGGCACTCACCACAGCAGCAATGTTCTCCTGATAGACGGACATTATCATATGGTCGGCAGACCACAAGGTGAAGTAGgcttccagcacagcagcactgaggTAGAACACAGCTGCTGTCTCCTGGCACATGACATCCTAAGAAACAAGCATCACACAGTCATTTACAAGGAGGGAGCACACTgcaatgagggggaaaaaaaaaaaaaaaaaaaaaaggaacccaCACAAGCAAGCCCCAGCCTGCGATTTGGAGTGCAGTAGCAGCAAAGGAGACAATTGTCTATCAGTGATACCAGGGAGGTGAGAGGCCGTGAGGTTTGTCACATCCACTTACCAAGGTgacccaggagctgctgcccccaTGCGCCCCACAGACGTAAAGGCACAGGAGGGTGATGGACATGACGAAGCAGAACACAGAGACAAACATCACCCAGCCTTGCAGGATGGGTAACAGGACCTTCGAGGATGCCACCAGGATCCAGACAAGGCCCCCAAAGACCTGCAAGTGAAAGTGGGAGAGACGGTGAGCATGGGATAAATTGGCTTATCCAGAGCAGAGGCAAAAGCCATGCATGCCTCTGGCACTAATGCTGCACATGGCAACAGCCCAGGGATGCCTTTGAAGCTGGGTATTTAGCTGGGAGCATCTGCATCTGATCTTGACCCCAAAAAAGCCTTGCTATAGCCCTGCCTCCTGGTGTCAGTGCCACTCATGCTCTCTCCGCATCAGCGTGCTCAGGAGGCTGGTTCAGACATTTTTGAAGGCTGGTTTTGACAAACAGGGAGGCTTATTTCAGAAGGGCATGTTTGCTTCACACCCAGTGTGGCACATCCTTGTAAGGAGTGGTGTCAAACCCAGCTCACCTGCACAAACAGCACAGACATGTGGCATCATGATGGCCACAGACATGGCCCAAATGAAGGTCATGTGGAAATGTCACCCTGAAAGGAGGTTGAAGAGAGATAATATGGCCAGTTTTACTCTCTGAGGAGGGAAAATAAGGTTGAGGCTCCCAGGTCCTCCTGGGAAGTGGGGCTTGTATTA is a window encoding:
- the MAL gene encoding myelin and lymphocyte protein → MSSTTSTASLPSGLAVLRTFPDVLFIPEIVFGGLVWILVASSKVLLPILQGWVMFVSVFCFVMSITLLCLYVCGAHGGSSSWVTLDVMCQETAAVFYLSAAVLEAYFTLWSADHMIMSVYQENIAAVVFAFLATLVYVIHKVYSLLRWKSS